A single window of Desulfovibrio psychrotolerans DNA harbors:
- a CDS encoding glycerophosphodiester phosphodiesterase, giving the protein MLPNVPVMNIAHRGARSVCPENTLLAAGIGLAHGAHMWELDVSMTADGELVIVHDDTLERTTDVALRPEFAARAPWRVCDFTLAELRTLDAGSWFLQTDPFGQIAAGGVDAKDRAAFAGLRVPTLREGLEFTRDADWCVNVEIKDHEHLIGHDTIVEATLELIRATDMADRVLLSSFQHRYLMEAGRRMPGMPLGVLVEEPHDMDPVDLVRSLRAHAYHPETGLFTEDDVARLRDAGFGVNVFTINDAAEMARLVAWGVTGLFTDFPLLCRSVLQGETAE; this is encoded by the coding sequence ATGCTGCCCAACGTTCCCGTAATGAACATAGCCCATCGCGGTGCGCGTTCCGTATGCCCGGAAAACACCCTGCTGGCCGCCGGTATAGGTTTGGCCCATGGCGCGCATATGTGGGAGCTGGACGTAAGCATGACGGCGGACGGCGAACTGGTGATTGTGCACGATGACACGCTGGAACGCACGACTGACGTGGCACTTCGGCCGGAATTTGCTGCCCGTGCGCCGTGGCGCGTCTGCGATTTTACCCTTGCCGAACTGCGGACGCTGGACGCGGGGAGCTGGTTTTTGCAGACAGATCCCTTCGGGCAGATTGCTGCGGGGGGTGTGGATGCCAAAGACCGTGCCGCCTTTGCCGGACTGCGGGTGCCCACCCTGCGGGAAGGGTTGGAGTTTACCCGTGACGCGGACTGGTGCGTGAACGTGGAAATCAAGGACCACGAGCACCTCATTGGCCATGACACCATTGTGGAAGCCACATTGGAGCTTATCCGCGCCACGGACATGGCGGACAGGGTGCTGCTCTCCTCCTTCCAGCATCGTTATCTTATGGAAGCCGGACGCCGCATGCCGGGCATGCCGCTGGGCGTGCTGGTGGAGGAACCGCACGACATGGACCCGGTGGACCTTGTCCGCTCGCTCCGCGCGCACGCGTATCATCCGGAAACGGGGCTGTTCACGGAAGACGACGTGGCGCGTCTGCGCGATGCCGGATTTGGCGTGAATGTCTTCACCATCAACGATGCTGCGGAAATGGCCCGGCTTGTTGCATGGGGCGTAACCGGCCTGTTTACCGATTTTCCCCTGCTGTGCCGCAGCGTGCTGCAGGGAGAGACTGCGGAGTAA
- a CDS encoding DMT family transporter, translating to MPLLPMASMVSVMPLMGEAAALLTAILWGLSACMHTSAARLVGSLSLNLFRLPLSLLFFLAGMLIFGTPWSLPEGAAGWFILSGVVGLAFGDVVFYASAVRLGARLSVLLWELTPAATAVLAYFFLGETISLTGMAGIALTMLGVLWVLLEKHDGSIPDLTPQRWVQGIFFALVSVAAQSVSTVCARNALIMGGDVLTGAALRTGSASLALWMFVLLAGRAGHVVRTLRGSPKALRLMLAAGIIGPTVGVWLSLVAVKYTKAGIAATIIGLEPLVVIALLAVYERKRPSPRLAVGAAIAFAGTAMLFLR from the coding sequence ATGCCCTTGCTGCCCATGGCGTCCATGGTGTCCGTGATGCCCCTGATGGGAGAGGCGGCGGCCCTGCTCACGGCCATTCTCTGGGGGCTTTCCGCCTGCATGCACACATCTGCGGCCCGTCTTGTCGGGTCGCTTTCGCTCAATCTTTTCCGGCTGCCGCTGTCGCTGCTCTTTTTTCTGGCGGGCATGCTGATTTTCGGAACGCCGTGGTCGCTACCGGAAGGAGCGGCGGGCTGGTTCATACTTTCCGGCGTGGTAGGGCTGGCATTCGGGGATGTGGTGTTTTACGCCAGTGCCGTGCGTCTGGGGGCGCGGCTCTCTGTGTTGCTGTGGGAACTCACCCCCGCTGCCACTGCTGTTCTGGCCTATTTTTTCCTTGGTGAAACCATAAGCCTGACCGGCATGGCGGGCATTGCGCTGACCATGCTCGGGGTGCTGTGGGTGCTGTTGGAAAAGCATGATGGCAGCATACCGGACCTGACTCCGCAGCGTTGGGTACAAGGGATATTCTTTGCGCTGGTTTCCGTGGCGGCGCAGAGCGTGAGCACCGTGTGCGCCCGCAACGCGCTGATTATGGGCGGCGATGTGCTTACCGGTGCCGCACTGCGCACGGGCAGCGCATCGCTTGCGCTCTGGATGTTTGTGCTGCTGGCGGGCAGGGCGGGGCATGTGGTGCGCACGCTGCGGGGCAGCCCGAAGGCCCTGCGGCTTATGCTGGCTGCCGGGATCATAGGTCCCACCGTGGGGGTGTGGCTTTCGCTCGTGGCGGTCAAGTACACCAAGGCGGGCATTGCGGCCACCATTATCGGGCTGGAGCCGCTGGTGGTTATCGCCCTGCTGGCCGTGTATGAACGCAAGCGGCCTTCTCCGCGGCTGGCCGTGGGGGCTGCTATCGCCTTTGCAGGCACGGCCATGCTTTTTCTGCGTTAG
- a CDS encoding winged helix-turn-helix transcriptional regulator has protein sequence MGCQLKRCSGKEYFCAMELTLLLIGGKWKPIILYRLGQDGTRRFSELKRSMPSITQKMLTQQLRELENDGIVHRQVYAEVPPKVEYSLTPMGQSVLPLLKQLCQWGAEYERQRGVETVEDQDDLPCETPAARTALAGKALPRQ, from the coding sequence ATGGGATGTCAGTTGAAACGCTGTTCCGGCAAGGAATACTTCTGCGCCATGGAGCTTACCCTGCTCCTCATAGGCGGCAAATGGAAACCCATAATCCTGTACCGGCTGGGGCAGGACGGCACCCGCCGCTTCAGCGAACTGAAGCGCTCCATGCCCAGCATCACGCAGAAAATGCTCACCCAGCAACTGCGTGAGCTGGAAAACGACGGGATAGTGCACCGTCAGGTGTATGCGGAGGTACCGCCCAAGGTGGAATATTCCCTCACGCCCATGGGGCAGTCCGTGCTTCCGCTTCTGAAGCAACTCTGCCAATGGGGTGCGGAATACGAACGCCAGCGGGGCGTGGAGACTGTGGAAGATCAGGACGACCTGCCCTGCGAAACGCCTGCCGCCCGTACAGCCCTTGCGGGCAAGGCCTTGCCCAGGCAATAG
- a CDS encoding flavodoxin family protein, with product MSKRIVIVHGAPRKKGNTRAVTRLAAEAARREGAVVTEIDVTKLAFSTPGCIGCAQCQQSDTYECTLGDELARSVATLAEYDVIVFSTPLYWWSYSAQLKMFIDRMYSLCKFSDEEGIRSVVSGKTLALIATAGGPMQDNLEVLESQLRNPAAMLGCSFASCLFPDVRMEAGDLKNDPLAAERAQAFGRLLAS from the coding sequence ATGTCAAAGCGTATTGTGATTGTGCACGGAGCCCCCCGCAAGAAGGGCAACACCCGTGCAGTGACAAGGTTGGCTGCAGAGGCTGCACGCAGGGAAGGTGCCGTGGTGACGGAGATTGACGTTACCAAGCTGGCGTTCAGCACTCCCGGATGTATCGGCTGCGCTCAATGCCAGCAGTCGGATACCTATGAATGTACGCTGGGTGACGAACTTGCGCGGAGTGTGGCGACGCTGGCGGAGTACGATGTTATAGTGTTCTCGACCCCGTTGTACTGGTGGAGCTATTCTGCGCAGTTGAAGATGTTCATAGACAGGATGTATTCTCTGTGCAAATTCTCGGACGAGGAAGGAATCCGGTCTGTGGTGAGCGGAAAAACGCTTGCCCTTATAGCCACTGCAGGCGGGCCTATGCAGGATAATCTTGAGGTGCTGGAGAGTCAGCTGAGAAATCCTGCGGCCATGCTCGGATGTTCATTCGCCTCCTGTCTTTTCCCGGATGTGCGCATGGAAGCGGGGGACTTGAAAAACGACCCGTTGGCGGCGGAGAGGGCGCAAGCCTTCGGGCGGCTGCTGGCTTCCTGA
- a CDS encoding nitroreductase family protein: METLQAIHTRRSIRRYAPGKVGRDVVEELLRAGMAAPSAGNQQPWRFVVIEDRAVLERIPAIHPYAVMASKASCAIMVCGDPTAEKYPGNWMLDCSAAIQNILLALHDKGLGGVWCGLWPVEERVEAFRELVGVPEHIIPLALIPVGVPDQNAGPQDRYDAAKIHWNRW, from the coding sequence ATGGAAACATTGCAGGCTATTCATACCCGTCGGTCCATCCGCCGTTATGCACCGGGCAAGGTGGGGCGGGACGTTGTGGAAGAACTGCTCCGGGCGGGCATGGCGGCCCCCAGCGCGGGCAACCAGCAGCCGTGGCGGTTTGTCGTTATTGAAGACAGGGCCGTGCTGGAGAGGATTCCGGCCATACATCCCTATGCGGTAATGGCCTCCAAGGCTTCCTGCGCCATTATGGTGTGCGGTGATCCGACGGCGGAGAAGTATCCCGGAAACTGGATGCTGGACTGCTCTGCCGCCATTCAGAACATTTTGCTGGCCCTGCATGACAAAGGGCTTGGCGGCGTGTGGTGCGGGTTGTGGCCCGTGGAGGAGCGCGTGGAGGCGTTTCGTGAACTGGTGGGGGTACCGGAGCACATTATTCCGCTAGCCCTTATTCCCGTGGGAGTTCCCGACCAGAATGCGGGCCCGCAGGACAGGTATGACGCCGCCAAAATCCATTGGAACAGGTGGTAG
- the dmpI gene encoding 4-oxalocrotonate tautomerase DmpI, with amino-acid sequence MPIVTIVSNPLSAEQRRELVRDVTEACARVMRLPAQTIVVVLDEKPPEAIGVGGVLLADRPPS; translated from the coding sequence GTGCCCATAGTGACTATTGTCTCCAATCCGCTGTCTGCAGAACAACGGCGCGAATTGGTGCGCGACGTGACGGAAGCCTGCGCGCGGGTTATGCGATTGCCTGCGCAGACCATTGTGGTGGTGCTGGACGAAAAGCCGCCGGAGGCTATAGGTGTGGGCGGTGTGCTGCTGGCGGACCGCCCGCCGTCATGA
- a CDS encoding putative quinol monooxygenase, producing the protein MTSHVRVTAVLIALPGKSDAVKAAIETVVPHTRKEEGCIQYDPHRCTTDSNKFLFFEEWVSQDHLDAHLHQPHLLAFREKVSGLLAHAPEVLVWKPL; encoded by the coding sequence ATGACCTCTCATGTTCGCGTTACCGCTGTGCTGATTGCGCTGCCCGGCAAGAGTGATGCCGTGAAGGCGGCTATTGAAACCGTTGTGCCCCATACCCGTAAAGAAGAAGGCTGCATACAGTATGACCCGCACCGCTGCACGACGGACAGCAATAAATTTCTCTTTTTTGAGGAATGGGTTTCGCAGGACCATCTGGATGCGCATCTGCACCAGCCGCACCTGTTGGCTTTTCGGGAAAAGGTAAGCGGTTTGCTGGCCCATGCGCCCGAAGTGCTGGTCTGGAAGCCGCTGTAA
- the dnaB gene encoding replicative DNA helicase, with translation MSPQRKPLNNGSDHVSAPWGGDMDYSEALTQHSDDMLRNVPPHSMEAEQAVLGGIFLRSDVLYTLVDIINEEDFYAPAHRTIFTAIMDLHRQNKPVDLLTVGQFLKDRGQMEMAGGAVYLAELANSVISAANAEHYATIVRDKSLQRNLIASCSQIISKCYEQSTDVDALLDESEQAVFAISERTAGQTFIDSKTLVKNVFQELEKRIDSKNLVTGVTTGFYTVDRMTAGMQPTDLIIIAARPSMGKTAFTLNLATNAALQGGVPVVFYSLEMGMEQLMTRMIAAVGGVELNKLRTGRGITDEDWQRLHWAADVLGNAPIYIDDTPSLSTLDLRARTRRLKASKGVGMVVVDYLQLMRSSRKTDSRELEISDISRNLKALAKELNIPVIALSQLNRKVEERADKRPMLSDLRESGAIEQDADVIMFIYRDAMYNKSEDRALIHAAEIIIGKQRNGAVGSCPLQYNGQFTRFENATDLYPSESLPDGM, from the coding sequence ATGAGTCCGCAGAGGAAGCCGCTGAATAACGGTTCTGACCATGTCTCCGCCCCCTGGGGCGGAGACATGGATTACTCCGAGGCGCTGACACAGCACTCGGACGATATGTTGCGCAATGTCCCGCCCCACAGCATGGAGGCCGAGCAGGCCGTGCTGGGGGGCATTTTTTTGCGCTCCGATGTCCTGTATACCCTTGTTGACATCATCAACGAGGAAGACTTCTACGCCCCCGCACACCGCACCATCTTCACCGCCATAATGGACCTGCACAGGCAGAACAAGCCTGTAGACCTGCTCACCGTGGGGCAGTTCCTGAAGGACAGGGGGCAGATGGAAATGGCGGGCGGCGCGGTATATCTTGCCGAACTCGCCAATTCCGTCATCAGCGCAGCCAATGCCGAGCACTACGCCACCATCGTGCGCGACAAGTCGCTCCAGCGCAATCTCATCGCCTCCTGCTCCCAGATCATCAGCAAGTGCTACGAGCAGTCCACAGACGTGGACGCCCTGCTGGACGAATCGGAACAGGCGGTCTTCGCCATTTCAGAACGCACCGCCGGGCAAACGTTCATAGACTCCAAGACGCTGGTGAAAAACGTCTTTCAGGAGCTTGAAAAGCGCATAGACAGCAAAAATCTGGTCACAGGCGTCACCACCGGATTCTATACCGTAGACCGGATGACGGCAGGGATGCAGCCCACCGACCTCATCATCATTGCAGCGCGCCCTTCCATGGGCAAAACCGCCTTCACGCTGAACCTTGCCACAAACGCCGCTTTGCAGGGCGGGGTTCCCGTGGTGTTTTACTCGCTGGAAATGGGCATGGAACAGCTCATGACCCGCATGATCGCCGCTGTGGGCGGGGTGGAGCTGAACAAGCTGCGTACCGGGCGCGGCATTACGGATGAAGACTGGCAACGCCTGCACTGGGCGGCAGACGTGCTGGGCAACGCGCCCATCTACATTGATGATACCCCCTCGCTCAGCACGCTGGACCTGCGCGCACGCACACGGCGGCTTAAGGCGAGCAAGGGCGTAGGCATGGTGGTGGTGGACTACCTGCAGCTCATGCGTTCCAGCCGCAAGACCGACTCCCGCGAGCTGGAAATCTCAGATATTTCGCGCAACCTGAAAGCCCTCGCCAAAGAACTGAACATACCTGTCATTGCCCTCTCGCAGCTCAACCGCAAGGTTGAGGAGCGCGCGGACAAACGCCCCATGCTTTCCGACCTGCGCGAATCCGGCGCCATTGAGCAGGACGCAGACGTCATCATGTTCATCTACCGCGATGCCATGTACAACAAGAGCGAAGACCGGGCACTCATCCACGCCGCCGAAATCATCATCGGCAAACAGCGTAACGGTGCTGTCGGCTCCTGCCCTCTGCAATACAACGGGCAGTTCACGCGGTTTGAAAACGCCACAGACCTCTATCCTTCCGAATCCCTGCCGGACGGCATGTAG
- the rplI gene encoding 50S ribosomal protein L9 has product MKIILRADVENLGVLGDIVEVKPGYGRNFLVPKGFAMMATAGNIKAFELERKKLQERMEAIRGAAQALGSKLEKAEITIQVRVGENDKLYGSVTAANIAEALAAQGIDVDRRRILLDSPIRVLGEYPVRIRLHAGVISEVLVKVTPEGRIAEEAPAVANESAEEAAE; this is encoded by the coding sequence ATGAAAATTATTCTTCGCGCAGACGTCGAGAACCTTGGTGTTCTCGGCGACATAGTGGAAGTAAAGCCCGGTTACGGACGCAACTTCCTTGTTCCCAAGGGCTTTGCCATGATGGCCACTGCCGGCAACATCAAGGCGTTTGAACTGGAACGCAAGAAGCTTCAGGAAAGAATGGAAGCCATCCGCGGTGCAGCTCAGGCCCTCGGCTCCAAGCTGGAAAAAGCCGAAATCACCATTCAGGTCCGCGTTGGCGAAAATGACAAGCTCTACGGCTCCGTCACCGCCGCCAATATTGCCGAAGCACTGGCAGCGCAGGGCATTGATGTGGATCGTCGCCGCATCCTGCTGGATTCCCCCATACGCGTTCTGGGTGAATACCCCGTACGCATTCGCCTGCACGCAGGCGTCATCTCTGAAGTGCTGGTCAAGGTAACCCCCGAAGGCCGCATTGCCGAAGAGGCACCCGCTGTAGCCAATGAGTCCGCAGAGGAAGCCGCTGAATAA
- the rpsR gene encoding 30S ribosomal protein S18, whose amino-acid sequence MAFKRRFTPRRKFCRFCADSDLPLNYKRPDILRDFVTERGKIIARRITGTCSHHQRLLTTEIKRARQMALLIFTSTHASDVKKKSTL is encoded by the coding sequence ATGGCTTTCAAAAGACGTTTTACCCCCCGGAGAAAGTTCTGCCGCTTCTGCGCGGATTCCGATCTGCCGCTGAACTACAAGCGTCCCGACATCCTTCGCGATTTCGTGACTGAACGCGGCAAGATCATTGCCCGTCGCATTACCGGTACCTGCTCGCATCATCAGCGTCTGCTGACCACTGAAATCAAGCGCGCCCGTCAGATGGCTCTGCTCATCTTCACCTCCACGCACGCAAGTGACGTAAAGAAAAAGAGCACCCTGTAG
- the rpsF gene encoding 30S ribosomal protein S6: MRKFETLLLLSPELATDARETVLATLTGVVERVEGNVLAADHWGMRDLAYPVKKQMRGYYVRLEYAMPPAGVAELERIIRITEGIYKFVTVKLAEELEEVA, from the coding sequence ATGAGAAAATTCGAAACGCTGCTGCTCCTTTCCCCGGAGCTTGCCACCGATGCCCGTGAGACCGTGCTTGCCACCCTCACCGGTGTTGTGGAACGCGTTGAAGGCAACGTGCTCGCCGCCGACCACTGGGGCATGCGCGACCTTGCCTATCCCGTCAAGAAGCAGATGCGCGGTTACTACGTGCGCCTCGAATACGCCATGCCCCCCGCAGGCGTTGCCGAGCTGGAGCGCATTATCCGCATCACTGAAGGCATCTACAAGTTTGTAACCGTGAAGCTGGCTGAAGAGCTGGAGGAGGTAGCGTAA
- the alr gene encoding alanine racemase has translation MTISYNKLSVRVHTDRICDNFRLLGKLAPSPVAIIKSDAYGHGLLPVSRALAAAGAATLAVGTVGEAVQLRNGDRNNGGSGRYGGFDGRIIALLGATDAEEARACHAERIIPFVFSLDHLRVLSQAGSAESPVAVALKFDTGMARLGFSENDLPELITALRTLPGVRLSMVASHFAASDEPDKDDFTRTQHACFTKIIRSLRESGFAFEATIANSAALLAHAETHHDLQRPGIALYGANPLHGTKREHLGAALVPAMEVSAPVLQVHDLPKGTSISYGRTFTAPRHMRVAIVAAGYADAYSRGLSNRGSMVIHDHRAPIVGRVCMQMTAVDVTDLPPVCSGDTAWLLGGGGNNPVTPEDLSAWWGTIPYEVFCLLGMNPKTFF, from the coding sequence ATGACCATATCCTATAATAAGCTGTCTGTCCGCGTCCATACAGACCGTATATGCGACAACTTCCGCCTGCTCGGCAAGCTGGCCCCCTCGCCTGTCGCCATCATCAAATCAGACGCTTACGGACACGGCCTGCTGCCGGTTTCCCGCGCCCTTGCCGCCGCAGGTGCCGCCACCCTGGCAGTGGGCACCGTGGGAGAAGCCGTGCAACTGCGTAACGGCGACAGGAATAACGGGGGTAGCGGGCGCTACGGAGGATTTGATGGACGCATCATTGCCCTTCTGGGCGCCACAGACGCGGAAGAAGCCCGCGCCTGCCACGCGGAGCGCATCATCCCCTTTGTTTTTTCACTGGACCATCTGCGGGTCCTGTCGCAGGCAGGGAGTGCAGAAAGCCCTGTAGCCGTAGCGCTGAAGTTCGATACAGGCATGGCCCGGCTGGGCTTTTCAGAAAACGACCTGCCGGAACTCATCACCGCCCTGCGCACCCTGCCCGGCGTTCGCCTTTCCATGGTCGCATCCCACTTCGCCGCATCGGACGAACCGGACAAGGATGACTTCACGCGCACGCAGCACGCATGCTTCACCAAAATCATCCGCAGCCTGCGCGAGTCAGGATTTGCCTTCGAAGCGACCATAGCCAACTCCGCCGCTCTGCTGGCTCATGCTGAAACTCACCACGACCTGCAACGTCCCGGCATAGCGTTATACGGCGCCAATCCCCTGCATGGCACAAAGCGCGAACACCTCGGCGCGGCACTCGTTCCCGCCATGGAAGTCAGCGCGCCGGTTCTGCAGGTGCACGACCTGCCAAAGGGCACGAGCATCAGCTACGGGCGCACCTTTACCGCCCCCCGCCACATGCGGGTGGCCATAGTGGCCGCCGGATATGCCGATGCGTACAGCCGTGGACTCTCCAACAGGGGGAGCATGGTCATTCATGACCACCGCGCGCCCATTGTGGGCCGTGTCTGCATGCAGATGACCGCCGTAGACGTGACCGACCTTCCGCCCGTGTGCAGCGGCGATACGGCATGGCTTCTGGGTGGCGGGGGCAACAATCCTGTCACGCCGGAAGACCTGTCGGCATGGTGGGGCACCATACCCTATGAAGTATTCTGCCTTCTGGGCATGAATCCCAAAACGTTTTTCTGA